From one Triticum aestivum cultivar Chinese Spring chromosome 4B, IWGSC CS RefSeq v2.1, whole genome shotgun sequence genomic stretch:
- the LOC123091100 gene encoding cycloeucalenol cycloisomerase: MTAIRRQAAAKRGGGGAAGKSAWLAADGSKRWGEKFFLLYTPFWLTLCLGVVVPFKLYESFTELEYLVLGLVSTVPAFLIPLFLVGKADSIRSLKDRYWVKANVWIIIFSYVGNYFWTHYFFTVLGASYTFPSWRMNNVPHTTFLLTHACFLFYHMASNMTLRRLRHSTAHLPQSIRWLFEAAWILALSYFIAYLETLAIANFPYYEFVDRDIMYKVGSLFYAIYFLVSFPMFSRIDEKAEKWDLPRVAVDALGAAMLVTIILDLWRIFLGPIVPIPESRRCGQPGLAWFHAQNESV; this comes from the exons ATGACAG CTAtccggcggcaggcggcggcgaagCGGGGCGGAGGTGGCGCGGCCGGAAAGAGCGCATGGCTGGCGGCGGACGGGAGCAAGAGGTGGGGGGAGAAGTTCTTCCTGCTGTACACGCCCTTCTGGCTCACGCTCTGCCTCGGCGTCGTCGTCCCCTTCAAGCTCTACGAG AGTTTCACGGAGCTGgaatatctggttcttggattggtGTCAACCGTGCCTGCCTTTCTCATCCCTCTGTTCCTCGTAGGAAAG GCAGATAGTATTAGAAGTTTAAAAGATCGTTACTGGGTCAAG GCTAATGTTTGGATTATAATTTTCAGTTATGTCGGTAACTACTTTTGGACGCATTACTTTTTCACAGTTCTTGGCGCGTCATATACTTTTCCATCATGGAGGATGAATAAT GTACCTCATACAACATTTCTCCTCACCCATGCCTGCTTCTTATTTTATCACATGGCATCAAATATGACACTTCGTAGATTACGTCACTCTACAGCTCACCTGCCACAGTCTATTCGGTGGTTGTTTGAAGCCGCGTGGATTTTAGCACTCTCATACTTCATTGCATACTTGGAGACCCTAGCCATTGCAAAT TTCCCATATTACGAATTCGTCGATCGGGACATAATGTACAAAGTTGGATCATTGTTTTATGCAATATACTTCCTCGTCAGCTTTCCGATGTTCTCAAG GATCGACGAAAAAGCAGAGAAGTGGGACCTTCCCAGGGTGGCCGTCGACGCTCTGGGCGCAGCCATGCTCGTCACGATAATACTCGATTTATGGCGCATATTTCTGGGGCCAATCGTACCCATCCCTGAATCAAGACGGTGCGGCCAGCCAGGGCTTGCATGGTTCCATGCGCAGAATGAAAGCGTCTAA
- the LOC123091101 gene encoding uncharacterized protein: MQKHPSGPHVFSSDPSQIPNPPSALSTSPAGERRCRRSWPDPVLAPLHSFFSLPPVFRSGFKVAWIRLPARPNVARRIIAGIRRPSLVVLVDGRGRLAHNCLGHRLASTMPDSDGFATDPKTRGTELLENTQPRRLHAPALLPDSIPSLAQYQGI; this comes from the exons ATGCAAAAACATCCCTCTGGTCCTCATGTTTTCTCTTCGGATCCTTCTCAGATCCCTAATCCTCCATCGGCCCTCTCGACCTCTCCAGCCGGCGAGCGACGCTGTCGGCGGTCCTGGCCAGATCCGGTGTTGGCTCCCCTCCACAGCTTCTTCTCCCTACCTCCTGTCTTCCGCTCCGGCTTCAAGGTCGCGTGGATCCGCCTCCCGGCCAGGCCCAACGTCGCGCGGCGCATCATCGCAGGGATTCGTCGGCCGTCGCTAGTCGTCCTCGTCGATGGCCGCGGCCGCCTCGCGCACAACTGCCTAGGTCACCGTCTGGCCTCCACCATGCCGGACTCCGATGGGTTCGCGACAGATCCGAAGACCCGCGGCACAGAGTTGTTAGAGAATACGCAGCCCAGACGGCTACACGCGCCAGCTCTTCTTCCTGACTCCATCCCCTCACTGGCTCAGTATCAAG GCATATGA